The following DNA comes from Occultella kanbiaonis.
CGAACAGCGCGAGCGCCAGGCCGGCCATCACCAGCACGGCGGGCAGGTACGCCAGCGCGGCCCCGACGAGCCGCACCGTGGCGTCGGCGGACCCGGTCGCGGCCTGCACGCCGAGGCCGAGACCGAACCCGGACAGCACCAGCATCACGATGGCCGCCACCATGACGACGCCGAACCAGCTCGCGACCCAGCCGAGCCGGGACGCTCCGGTGGCCAGCACGCCCTCACCGCGCCCGGCCTCCTCCTCCGTCCGCAGCCGCAGCACCGCCCCGACGGCGAACGCCCCGACCCCGAAGATGAGGTAGGACAGCATCGCGGCCGCGAACGCGTCGATCAGGTCGCCGCTGCCGATCCCGATCCAGGCACCGAGGTCCGGGACCTCCGCGAGCATGTCCTCGAGCGAGTTCGCGAGGCTGCCGAACGTGATCCCCATCAGCACCAGGCCGATCGCCCAGCCGATGATCGTGCCGCGCAGCAGCCGAAGGGCGAGGCCGGGTCCGCTCAGGAGCCCACGGCTCGCGACCGCCCGGCCGCCACGCTCCGGGCGCAGGCCGGCGCCGAGATCCCGGTGCCGCGCGAGCCGCACGGACACCGCGAGCAGGACGACCGTCAGCGCGAGCGAGAGCCCAAGCGGCCACCAGCGCAGGTCGACGAAGAGCCGGGTCTGCTGGGCCCACGCGAGCGGCGAGAGCCAGGACAGCCAGGACCCCTGCGCGTCGATCACGTCGCCGACGCCACGAGCCAGGAAGGCGGCCGCGAGGACCACCATCGCCATCCCGGTCGCGGCCCGGGCGTGCGCGGTCACCTGGGTCGTGACCGAGGCGACGGCGCCGAACACGAGTCCGGTGACCGCCGTCGCCAGTCCCATCGCGAGGCTGCTCGCGGCCGCCAGGCCACTGCCGAGCAGCGCGAGCGCCGTCCCGGCCCCGATCACGGCGTTCACCGCGGCGACATGGACGAGGGCCGCCGTCGCCGGCGCGTAGTGCCCGACGGGCAGTCCGCGCAGGAGCTCGGTCCGGCCCGACTCCTCCTCGGACCGGGTGTGCCGGACGGTGAGCAGGATGCTCATCACCGCGACCGCCACGAACAGGCTCAGACTCAGCTCGTTGGCGACCATCGCGCCGAGCGTGTAGTCCTCGAGGCCGAACGCGGGCCCGGTCATCATGACCGCGGACGGGTTCGTGAGCAGAGCCGCGCGGGCCTGCCGGGCCGCCTCGTCCGGATAGGCGACCTCGAGCGCGGGCACGGTGGCCGCGACGGTCCCGACGATCGCGACGAACCAGATGAGGATGCGGACCCGGTCGCGCCGCAGGGCCAGCCGCAGCAGGTCCCCGGTACCGGCCCACGGTTCGCGCACCGACGTCCCTCCCCGGCGCTGCCCGCGGGGCGCGCGGTGTGCGGCGTGGCGGTGGTCGGTGACCGTGGTCGCGGTCATGGCTCAGACCCGCGCTTCGACGGTCTCGTCGCCGTAGTGGCGCATGAACAGTTCCTCGAGCGACGGCGGTGCGACGGTCAGGTGCGACACGCCCGCCTCGGTCAGCACGGCCAGTACGGCGCCGATGTGGGCGTCGTCGACGTCGAACCGCAGCCGTGAGTCCTCTGCTACGAGGTCGTGCACGCCGGGCAGACCGGCCAGGCGGGCCGGATCCGCTGCCGTCGACGCGGTCACCGACGAACGGGTCAGGTGACGCAGGTCGGCGAGCGTGCCGGTCTCGACCGCGCGGCCGGAGCGGATGATCGTGACGGTGTCACAGAGCTTCTCCACCTCCGCCAGGATGTGGCTGGACAGCAGCACGGTGCGCCCTGCCTCGCGCAGGGCGCGGACCTCGTCGGTGAAGACGGCCTCCATCAGCGGGTCCAGCCCGGAGGTGGGCTCGTCGAACAGGTACAGCTCGGCGTCCGTGCACAGGGCGGCCACGAGCGCGACCTTCTGCCGGTTCCCCTTGGAGTACGTGCGTGCCTTCTTCGTGGGGTCCAGCTCGAACCGTTCGAGGAGGTCGGACCGGCGGGCATCGCGCCGTGCCGACCCGGAGTGGATCCGGGTGAGCAGGTCGACGACCTCGCCTCCGGTCAGGTTCGGCCACAGGCTCACGTCACCGGCCACGTAGGCGAGGCGGCGGTGCACGGCGACGGCGTCGCGGAAGGGGTCCATGCCGAGCACGGTCGCAGTGCCCGAGTCCGCGCGCAGCATGCCGAGCAGGACCCGGATCGTGGTCGACTTCCCCGCGCCGTTCGGGCCGAGGAAGCCGGCCACCTGCCCGGTC
Coding sequences within:
- a CDS encoding ABC transporter permease, whose product is MTATTVTDHRHAAHRAPRGQRRGGTSVREPWAGTGDLLRLALRRDRVRILIWFVAIVGTVAATVPALEVAYPDEAARQARAALLTNPSAVMMTGPAFGLEDYTLGAMVANELSLSLFVAVAVMSILLTVRHTRSEEESGRTELLRGLPVGHYAPATAALVHVAAVNAVIGAGTALALLGSGLAAASSLAMGLATAVTGLVFGAVASVTTQVTAHARAATGMAMVVLAAAFLARGVGDVIDAQGSWLSWLSPLAWAQQTRLFVDLRWWPLGLSLALTVVLLAVSVRLARHRDLGAGLRPERGGRAVASRGLLSGPGLALRLLRGTIIGWAIGLVLMGITFGSLANSLEDMLAEVPDLGAWIGIGSGDLIDAFAAAMLSYLIFGVGAFAVGAVLRLRTEEEAGRGEGVLATGASRLGWVASWFGVVMVAAIVMLVLSGFGLGLGVQAATGSADATVRLVGAALAYLPAVLVMAGLALALFGLVPAFAGLAWAGVAWVVFVGWVGALLNLPGVLVGLSPVDRTPTVPVEAADAGPLLALTAIGAVLTVAGLLGVRRRDIRSN
- a CDS encoding ABC transporter ATP-binding protein gives rise to the protein MTAIRTENLVKTFGTTRALDGFDLTVETGQVAGFLGPNGAGKSTTIRVLLGMLRADSGTATVLGMDPFRDAVAVHRRLAYVAGDVSLWPNLTGGEVVDLLTRIHSGSARRDARRSDLLERFELDPTKKARTYSKGNRQKVALVAALCTDAELYLFDEPTSGLDPLMEAVFTDEVRALREAGRTVLLSSHILAEVEKLCDTVTIIRSGRAVETGTLADLRHLTRSSVTASTAADPARLAGLPGVHDLVAEDSRLRFDVDDAHIGAVLAVLTEAGVSHLTVAPPSLEELFMRHYGDETVEARV